The genomic DNA CTGATTCGCTATACTTTACTGCGTTATCCAACAAATTCACAATTACTTGTTCAACTTTAAGCTGGTCGGCAAGAAGCTCATACACATTAGAACTATCAAACTCAATTTTAATTCCCTTCTGCTCTGCTTTAGACAGAAATATTTCAATTTCATTTGCGACAAGTTTTGTTAAATCAAACTTTTCTTTTTCAAGTTCAGTTGTCTTTTCTTCAAGTTTAGAAAGCAACAACAGGTCTTTTACAATATAAATAAGTCGCTCGCTATTCTTTTGAACTATTGGCAAATACTCGGTAGTGTTTTCTTCCTGCATTGTCTCAACAAAACCTTTAATGGCTGTAAGTGGTGTCATAAGTTCATGCGATACATTTGCAACAAACTCTTTCTTTATTTTTTCAATGTTTCTTGACTGAGTAACATCAAACAATACAAGCATCACCTCACTTCCCGCCTTAACAAGGGAAACTGTTGGTGCATAGATTAGCCCGTTGCGCGCTACATCTGGCAATTTATGAAACACATTGTCAGAAAGCGAAGAAATACCAGTAAAATCAGATAAAGTAAGTACCTCCCAAAGGTGTTTACCATTTAAATTTTCCAAACTAACAATCTCTGCAAATTTTCGGTTAAATATTATTATTTTTTGATTTTTATCAAATACAACTATTCCCTCTTCAAGTGAAGAGAGAATTCTATTCATAAGTTCTCTACTTTCAGAAAGCTCAGAAAATAAACCTTTGATTTTCTCACCCATAGAATTAAAATTATCCGCAAGATTTTTAACTTCACCTTGTGTTTTAATATAAACTCTTGCTGAAAAATCGCCCGTGGCTATCTTACTAGCGGCAGCACCAATTTGAGAAAGTGGCCCTGCTATTTTTTTTGAAAGTATATACGCTAATAACAAGGAAAGTAATAAAGTAACCAACGCTACATTTAAAATTTTATCCCATATTTCAAGCTGAAAGCCCTTAATAGCAGAAACCGGCACACTTAACCGTAGAACAGCCACACTATTTAAAACACCTTGATCTTTAACTGGTACTGCAACATAAAACATCTGTTTCTTTTCAGTTTGGCTAAACCGCGTTGCTTTTCCTATGCGCCCATCTAAGGCATCACTTATTTCCGGCCTGAATTTATGGTTATCCATTGTTGAGATATCATTTTCAGAATCTGAAAGAACATTGCCCTGCAAGTTAACAACTGTAACTCTTGCATTAATAGCCTTCGCAGCTTTTGCAACATATAAGTTCAAAGCATTTTTGTTATCAATAAATTTCAAAACTTCTGGGGTAAGAAGGGCTGAGTTTTTTTCAAGCGTGTCGGAGAGGAGAGAATAGTGCTGTTTCTTAACAGTTTCAAAAGAAACAAAAAGCAACACAACACAAAGAAGTGTTGTTATAATAAAAAAACTAAAAAAAAGTTTTGCAAATAAACTTTTCATTCTTCTAATTTATAACCTATGCTTCTTATATTTTTTATGAACTTTCCTGCCTTGCCAAGCTTTTCACGCAGATTTTTTATGTGTACATCTACCGTACGATCTAACACAGCTTTTTCTCCCCATAGATGATCAAGAATATTCTCCCTTGAGAAAACAAAACCAATTTTTGACGCAAATAGCTCCAAAAGTTTAAACTCAGTAGTTGTAAGCTCTACCTGCCTGCCATCTACAAAAGCTTTAAACCGTTCAAAATCAAGCTTTAATATTCCACCTATTAAAATCTCTTTTGACACACTCTTTCGTTCATTGCGCCTTAATACCGCCTTTACCCTTGCAACCAACTCTTTTGGCGAAAACGGCTTTGTAACATAATCGTCGGCACCAAACTCAAGACCAAGTATTTTATCGGTTTCATCGGCTTTTGCGGTAAGCATAATAATTGGAATTAAATCATAGCGCGAATCTTTTTTTAAATTTCTACAAATCTCAAAACCGTCCATATCAGGCAACATAATATCTAAAATAACCAATTCTGGTTTTTGCTTGGCAATAAACTTAAAAAACTTAGCGCCATCAGCAAAAACCTTTGGCTCAAAACCACTTTTTCTTAAATTTATAGCTACAAGCTCTAAAATATCTTCTTCGTCATCTACTATTGCAATAAGCTTTGACATTTTTCCTCTTAAAGTAAAATTATCTACTCGTTGAAAATCAATGTAACTTGTTAACTAAATTTTTAAAAATCTGCCCACGATGTTCAAAATTTTTAAATTGATCAAAGGAAGCGCAAGCAGGAGAGAGTAAAACCACATCATTGTTTATGGCATGTTTATTAGCGTAAGTTATTGCGTTTTTGAGTGTTTTGCAATCAATTATTTGAACAACTCCAGCGAAAGCTTTTTTTATAATTAAAGAAGCTTCTCCAATTAACAGAATTCCTTTAACCTTTCGTTTAACTAATGAAAAAATCGGCTTATATGGCGCGCCTTTGTCACGGCCGCCAAGTATAAGCCAAATAGGCCTGTTATATGCTTCAAGTGCTACCCTTGTTGAGTCAACATTTGTACCTTTAGAATCATTTACATAGTCAACACCATTTACCCTTTTAACAAATTCAATTCTATGCTCAACACCCTTAAAATTTTTTACAACTTTTGCAACGGCAAGCGGATTTAATCCTGCGCAAATAGCAATTGCAACTGCAGCCATAGCGTTCTCAATGTTATGCAGACCTGGTATTTTTATGTCTGTCTTAAAAGAAAAATTTACCTTTCCAATTTTAATATGTATGAAGCCATCGGCAAACCAAACACCTTTTTTCAAAGCTCTTTTAGAGCTAAAAAACACAATTTTAGAAATACATTTTTTTGAAAGCACTCTGCAGTGTTTATCTTCAAAATTTAAAATGCAGTAATCTTTGGGCTTTTGGTTTAAAAAAATGTTACTTTTGGCCAGAATATAATTTTGCATATTACCGTGGTGTTCGCAATGGTCAGGAGTTATGTTTAATATGGCACAAATGTTTGGGCGAAACGAGGAAGAGTCCTGTAATTGATAGCTTGAAAGTTCAAGTACAAGGTTAGTTTTTGAATCTACATTATTTACCACTGAAGAAAGCGGCTTGCCAATATTGCCTGCGACAATTGTTTTACCTGTACATTTTTTAAATATCTCGCCGGTAAGCACGGTGGTGGTTGTTTTTCCATTAGTACCGGTTATAGCAACAACTTTTTTAGGTTTAATAAAACTAAGCGCAAAATCAATTTCACTTTTAAGAGGTATTTTCCTCTTATTTACTTTTTTTATAATAGGCAAATCTGCATGTAGGCCAGGGCTTTTAATAACTATGTCAGCATTTAGAACCTTATCGGTATGGCCTTCTATTTCAAAAGGAATATTTTTATTTAATTCTTTTCTATTCTGGCCAGACCTTGAGTCGCTAACAAAAACTTTAGCGCCAAGAGTGTACGCAAGGTTTGCGAAAGATACGCCAGTCAGCCCCATACCTAAAACAGAGATTTTTTTGTCTTTTAATATTTTTTTCATCTTATTTTTAATGACACAAAAGACAACAATGCAAGTATGATGCCAATAATCCAAAACCGCACAGTAACTTTATTTTCGGCAAGGCCGCCAAGCTCAAAGTGATGGTGTAATGGCGACATTCTAAAAACACGCCTTTTAAAATGCCTGAACGAAAAAACCTGAATCATAACAGACAATGCTTCTGCAACAAAAACACCACCCAATACAACTAATATAAGTTCCTGTTTTATAAATATCGCAACAAGCCCCAAAATTCCGCCAAGGAACAAACTGCCTGTATCACCCATAAAAACATCGGCAGGGTAAGCATTAAACCATAAAAATCCAAGGCACGAGCCTATCATAGCCCCCAAAAGCACACTTAATTCACCCGCTCCGACAACATGAACAACCTTGAGATATTTGGCTATTTCAATATGGCCTGCAAAATAGGCGAAAAAAGCTAAAGCAATTGCCGCAATTAATAAATTCCCTACCGCAAGACCGTCTAAGCCATCTGTAAGGTTAACAGCATTTGAACTGCCAACAATTATCAAAAACACAAACAACATATAACCATATGACAAATTTACAAACATACTTTTAATGTATGGTATGTTTACACTTGAAACAAAATTTGAGTTTGATGGTAAAAACCATAAATAAGCGGCAACACCAACAGCAAAAAGGGCCTGCCAAAATAATTTTGTTTTGGCGGAGATACCTTTTGGATTCTTTTTTATAAGCTTTGTGTAATCATCAAGAAAACCCAAAAAACCAAGCCAAAGCATACCAGCAAGGCACAAGAGAATAAACCTATTATCTAAACGAGCCCATAAAAGCGTTGAACCAACAAGTGATACTAATATTAGCAATCCACCCATAGTTGGCGTTCCTGATTTTCCTAAATGTGTTTTTGGGCCATCCTGCCTTATATGCTGGCCTATTTCTTTCTTTTTTAAATAAGAAATAAACCATGGACCCACAAGAAAACTTATAAGCAGACTTGTAAGTATTGCCGCACCACTTCTAAAAGTAATGTATTGAAATATATTTAACGGCGAAAAAAATATTTTTAAAGGATAAAGTAGATGATAAAGCATTTAGTTATTCCCTCTCTTTAATAAATTCAATTGCTTTCTCTAAACGCATTGCGCGAGAAGCTTTTAAAAAAATTGTTTTGTTTTTTATTTCTAGCGAATTTAAAGCTTCGCATAAAGCAGTTACATTTTTAAAATAACCTGCATTTTCAAAATTGTATGATTTGTAAGCAAACCGCATAAGTTCACCAACAAATAACACCTTTTCAAATTTTTTGCCACGCAAATATAAACCAAATTTTTCATGCTCGCTTTGAGCATCCGCGCCAAGTTCAAGCATATCTCCGAGCACCAAAACTATATTTTTACTATCAAAAGAACTTAATAACGCATCAATCGATGCAAGCATAGATGTTGGGTTTGCATTATAGGCATCGTTAATAACCGTTGTGTTTAACGAATGAATTTTTGAAATATTAGAACGCAACGGAGATGTTTTAAATTCACTTAAACCAACCGCTATTTCATCTAAGCTAAAACCAAAGGCGCTTGCGCCAGCACCCGCCGCAAGAGCATTATAAACATTATGTTTACCAAATGTATTTAGCATAACATCTTTTGTTTTTCCAAATACATTTATGTTAAATTTTATATTTTCACCTAAAGATACAATATCTGAGGCAGTTATATCGGCATTGTTATTTATGCCAAAGGTTAAATAATCTACTTTGCTTGTTTTTGCCTCACGCAACAACAACTCATCATCCGCGTTTACAACAGCTAAACCATCTTGCCCTAATGAAGTAAATATTGAACATTTTTCTTTCAAAATTGCATTTTTTGAGCCAAAACCCTCTAAATGCGCAAGCCCTACATTTGTTATTATGGCAACTTGTGGGGCAACAATATCTGAAAGAATTTTTATTTCACCAGGGTAAGATGCACCCAACTCAAGCACACAAAAATCGTAGGAACTATTTAGCCCAAAAACTGTAAGTGGCAAACCAATTTGATTATTAAAATTCCCTTGAGTTTTTAATACTTTAGAACTTGTTTGCAATATTGAAGCGAGCATTTCTTTAGTTGTGGTTTTGCCGCAAGACCCTGTTATCGCCGCCACATTTACACTAAATTTTTTTCTGTAATAATGCGCAAGTGCTCCAAGCGCCGTAGTTGTATTTTCTACAACAATTACAGGTTTATTATTAAGTATATTAGCTAAGTTTTTTACTTTATTTTTCTTGACAACAACCGCTTTGGCTCCAACATTAAAAGCATCTTGTATAAAATCATGACCGTCAAAATTATTCCCGGAAATTGCAAAAAAACAACTGTCTTCAATACTTACCCTTGTATCAATAGAGACACTTGTGACGGAAAAATTTCTATCACCAATAAAATCAGAACTCCCACGCAGTGCACCTATAAGCTCAGAAAAAGATAATTTTTCCATTATTTAATTACTCTTGCTTGTTTTTATGGCAATCTTTGGAATGTATTACTGAACTGAACCCAAATTTTACAATAGGGTTTGGAATTCGTCAAAAGATATGGGATATTTTTTTCTGCAAAAACCTTGCAAATGGAATAACCATTCGCTGCAATTTTTGCATCAAAACTACATCCATCTCTTTCGACTCGGTTCTCAAACCTATTGCAAAGTTCGGATTGAAGGGATTTTACAAACTTTTGCCCGTTTTGCGCAAACTTTCTAAACCTAACTTTGCAACTTCAAAATCACTAAAATGAATTTTATTATTGCCAACTATCTGATAGGTTTCATGCCCTTTGCCCGCAAGTAAAACAACATCACCACTTGCAGCCATTGATAATGCCTCTAAAATTGCATCTTTTCTATCAAGCACAACCTTATAATTTTCTCTCTTTGTTCTTTTTATGCCAACCTCAATATCAAGGGCGATATTGCGCGGGTCTTCACTTCTTGGGTTATCCGATGTAACAATTACATAGTCACTAAGTTCTGTTGCAACGGCTCCCATTATTGGCCTTTTAGTTCTATCCCTGTCACCACCACAACCAAAAACAGTTATAAGTTTACCGCTTGTTAATGGTTTTAACGATGTTAAAACATTCTTTAAGGCATCATCGGTATGGGCATAATCTACCACAACATTAAATGCCTGGCCGAGATCCACTTTTTCCAACCTTCCCGGGACAGAATTTAAACCCTCTAAGCCGCGCTTAACATTTTCAATAGATATTCCATTGTATAATGCAGAAGCCGCAGCTGCTAAAGCATTATAAATATTGTGCTCGCCTATAAAATTTAAAATAACCGGTAATGTTCCAAAATCGCTTTTAAGCAAAAATGATGCATGTTTAGCACTTTTAATTATTTCCTGAGCACTAACTAAGGCGTTATTTTTTATGCCATAGGTAACTTTTTGCGCACTGGGATCAACAACATCTAACATTTTTTTGCCATATGGGTCATCTATATTAATAACAGCAATCTTTTTTTTGTTTTTTCTTTTTTGCACAAGACCTGAAAATAGTTTGGCCTTTGCGTAAAAATAATCATCCATTGTTTTATGAAAATCTAAATGATCGCGCGTAAGGTTTGTAAAAATAGCTGTATCAAACTCTATTCCATTAACTCTGCCAAGAGATAATGCGTGAGAAGATACTTCAATTACAGCGGCAACCTGATGTTCACTAACCATTTTTGCAAGAATTTCATAAAGCTCTGCTGCTTGTGGCGTTGTATTTGGCGAATCGAATGTTTTTTTTGCGTATCGGTAATTCACAGTACCCACAACCCCTGTGGATAAGTCAGAAACATTAAGGATAGATTCCAGAAAATAGGTAATTGTGGTTTTACCATTTGTTCCGGTAACTCCAAAAAGCAAAAGCTGGCTATCCGGGTAGTTATAAAATTTTGCGGCAACCTCAGAAATTACTTCTGATGGCTCAGCTAAAAAAAGTGCGCATGACAAATCGTGTAAGTATTGCGCGCTTACAACAACACAGGCACCAGAATTAATTGCCTGATCAATGTAATTGTTCCCATCAACATGCATACCTTTGATAGCAAAAAAAATAAAACCGTCTTTAACTTTTCGTGAGTCAACTGCAATGCCTTTAACATCAACATCGCCATTGCCATACAAAATACCGTTAGAGCCGGAAAGCAAATCTTTTAGTTTCACTTTATTCCTTTTTAGAAGCAAGGTCTACAACATCGTCGGGATCTATGCGCATATGTCGCACGGCACGGCTTGCCACATTGCAAAAAACAGGAGCGGCAATTGAAGAACCCCAATAATCTCCTTTTGGCTCATCTAAAATTACAAGTATTGTAAACCTTGGATTTGATAGAGGAATTACCCCACAAAATGAAGCAACATACTTGCTTGTTGAATATTTATTTGTTAATTGATCATATTTTTGGGCTGTACCTGTTTTACCACCAACCGAATAACCCAAAACCTTTGCGGCTTTGCCAGTACCATTTTCAACAACTTTTTTTAATATATCCTTTAAATCGTCTGAAACTTCTTTTGGGATAACATTTCTTACAAAGTTATTTTCATTGTCTTGAACTATTGTTCCATCGGCAAATTTAATTTGCTTAATAATTTGGGGCGCAAAAAGCATACCACCATTAACTATGCAAGAGTAAGCACTTAGTATTTGTATAGGAGTAACACTTATACCTTGCCCAAAAGAAATGTTTGGAAGAGAAAGACCTGTCCATTTTTCTGGTGGAGCAAGTATTCCCTTAGCTTCTCCTGAAATATTTATACCGGTTTTACAATAAAATCCAAACTCACGGATAGTGTTGTATAAATTATTTTTTCCAATTTTCTGTCCAATTTTTGCTGCACCAATATTAGATGAGTATTCTATTACCTCATCAAATGTTAGTACACCTCTTTTTTCGTGGTCCCTAATTTTCTTACCATATAATTCATATACACCATTTTCACAATCAAACTTATCTGCGCGAGATACCGTTTTACTTTTAAGCGCTGCGGCGGCTGTTACAAGCTTAAATGTTGAACCTGGCTCATATGTATCGCAAACAACTGGATTCCTAAGGACACTTATATCTTCAACTGTGGCTGAAGGGTCAAAATTCGGCCTGCAAGCCATAGCAAGTATCTCTCCGTTTGAAGGATCTTGTATAATAACTAATCCCTTTTTTGCATTGGTTAAAATAAAAATTTTATCAATTTCTTGCTCAGCAATATACTGCAATTTTTTATCAATTGTAAGGTAAACATCGGCCCCAGCAAGTTTATCTTTATCAATTATTTTTTCAGGAAGAAGCCTGCCTCTTGCATCAACCATGTACTTGTTAACTAAATTGTTTCCACGCAAGTCACTGTCTTTGTTAAGTTCAACACCTTCAATGCCTGTTAAATCGTCTTTCCGAACTGTGCCTATAATATGACAAGCGGTGCGCCCTTCAGGGTAACTTCTATTAAAGTTTTCGTTAAAACCAATACCTTTAACGTTAAGTGACTTTACTTTTAATACAAATTCTTTATCTAAATTTTTTGCAATTGGAATATACCGCCTTTTTTCTTTTCCAATAAAAAAGCTTAGCTGCAAATCAACTCCAACACTTCTAAGGGCAGATATGACCTTTTTCAAATCGCCAGCATCAAGCGGGTCAATAAACATTTCATAACTTTTTGTAGTTAGCGCAAAAATGTTGCCATTTCTATCAAGAATTCTACCTCTTAAAGGCTTTTGTTCTTTGTTTTTTATAGTTTTTTCATTTACGCTGTTATCCAACCTTTCGTGATTCCAAACCTGTAATTGGAAAAGACGCGCAGCCAATAAAACAAAAAACAAAAAACAACATGCCATCACGAAAGTTGGCAACTTATGATTTAAATTATTATTATTTTTATTCAAGGAATATCACCTGGTTTTGCTCTGGTGGAACTAATTTTTTCTCTTTTGCCACTTTTTTTAGCATATCTAATGTAGAGTACTTTTTATTTTCAAATTGCAACTTCTCATTCTCGCAATCCAATCTTTCATCCTCAACTTGTAATTTTTTTAAGTTAATGGCAGAGCTTTTCTCTAAACTATCTTCCAAAACTAACAAGCCAGAATATAATATTGCGACAAGTACAATAAACACAAGTTTTCTTGGCATTGTTTAATTTAACCTTTTAGCAGCCCTAAGTTTTGCGCTTCTGCTTCTTGAGTTAGATGCCACTTCTGCTTCTTTTGGCACAACAATTTTTTTTGTAAGAACCTCATAAACTCCATTTAATTTTTCTTGCCTGAAATTATTTTTCACAATACGATCTTCAAGTGAGTGATAAGAAATAATTACAGCTTTTGCACCAGCTTTTAAGACATCAGGTAAGGATTTAAGCACAGATTCTAAGCTATCCAACTCACTATTTACAGCAATTCTTAATGCTTGAAAAACTTTGGTTGCCGGGTTTATATTGCCAAAACTTTTTTTTGCCTTTTGAACAATTAAAGCAAGTTCATTTGCAGTTTCAATAGGCGCTTGCAAGCGCTTTTGTACTATGTAGCGCGCAATTTTACGCGACTCCCTTTCCTCACCAAAGCGATAAAAAACTTCTGCAAGTTGCTCGCAAGAATATAAATTGACGATATCTTTTGCAGTAAGTTTAGAACGGTTGTCCATGCGCATATCCAAAGGACCCTGCATGAAACTAAAACCCCGTGACTTATCGTCAAATTGTCTTGAAGATACACCGAGATCAAGTAAAACACCATCTAATTTTAAAACTCCTATTTTGTTAATAAGCCCTTTTAATTGCCCAAAATTCCCACGAACAAACTCTATTCTACCAGTGAAACCTGCAGTTTTAATTTTTGCCTGCTCAAGTGCAGCTTCATCGCAATCTATACCGATAATTTTTAGCTTCGGATATTTATTTAGCAGATAAAAACTATGCCCAGCCCCACCAAGAGTGCAATCAGCATAAAGACCACTTGTATTAGTAAGCAGATACTCTTCCACCTCATTAAGCATAACAGGAATGTGGTAGTTTTCCACTTGCATTTAAGCGCCTTTTAGTTAGCTTTAGATTTCTAACTTATCGGACATTTCACTAAGAGAGGTTGAAGCTTTTAAGTAATAATCTTCCCAGAGTTTTTTATCCCAAATTTCAACTCGGTTGCCTACACCAACTATTGTTGTCTCTGTGCTAAAACCCGCATATTTCACCAGTGAGGCAGGAATTAATATGCGGCCTTGTGCGTCCGGAACTACTTCATATGCTCCGGAAAACAACGCTCGTTTAAATGCCCTTTCCTCTACTTTGCTTTGTAAAGACACTTTTTCAATTTTTTCTAAGACATTTTTCCAAGAGAGTAAGTCATAAAGAAAAAGACACTTATCAAGCCCTTGGGTAAGCACAAACTTCGCCTTTTTCCCTGTACGAAAAGCCGAGGGAATAAAAACCCTGTTTTTTGCGTCGATTAAATGCTGGTATTTACCAATATACATATATCACCATTATTTTACACAATCCACCACTTTGCACCACTACGGCAGAATTATATTACAACTTCTATAACTTGTCAATAGGCTATTTATTTAACAACAATTAAAAGGCAACAAAAAAGCGGTAGTTCTAAAATTTCAGAACCACCGCTTTCTATTTTGCATTATTTATATTGATATAAAAAAACTATTTTGAAAAAATCATTTGAAAAGCAACAACAAGCATTACAATACCAAAAACCTTTTTAAGAATTGCGCCATCGCTTAGCACTGCGAATTTTGCGCCTACTAAACCACCTATCACAAAACCGATGCAAATCAACACCGCAACCGGTATATTCACATACTCTTTATTATAGTAAGTTATTGCCGCAAGTATACCTATTGGAGCAACCATTGCCGCAAGAGTAGTGCCTTGCGCCATATGCTGACTCATTTTGAAGAAATACACCAGCACCGGTATCAATAGAACACCACCGCCGATGCCTATAAAACCGCTTAAACAACCAGCAACTAAACCTAAAACAACATACCCCATTAAAAGCAATTCTAAATCTCCCTTATAAAAAAATAACTGGAGCAACCTATACACCGAATTCTGTTATACGCTTTTAAGCGCATATCAGGGCCATTTCTCTGTCGTATAGATTGCTCTATACGATCAAGCGGCTTACCTGCAGGCGGTTAAACCTGCAAACTTTGCCTTGCATCCCGGTAAGGATTTAGCCGTTTCATACCTTAAGTTACCTCAAGGCCTTTACCGCACTAGGCGGCAATCTTTTGCTTTTCAGCAAAAGCCGTTACTGTTCGCACCTCTATCCCGCTATATGCGGGACGATGGGAATTGCCCACTACCGTTTATCCCGCCTATGGCGGGATTGAAGTTCGGACTTTCCTCTTTGCGAATAAATCGCAAAGCGACCCTGCAGTTGCCCCAGATAATATGAATACTGCAAAAATATTAATTTTACCTAAAACCCTGCGCCGTCAAGCGCTTGGTTTACAAGTTTGTCAGCTTCTTTGTTTTTTTCACGCGGGATGTGGCAAATATCAAATTTTTGAAATTTTACTGTATATGTTTTCGCTGTTTTGAATAGTTCTAAGAGAGTAGTGTCTTTTACGCGGTAAACACCTATCATCTGCTTGCAAATTAGTTCTGAATCTGTAAAAACCACTACCGCACAAGGCAAGTACTTTTTAGCAAGTTCTAAACCTCTTATCAGTGCAGTGTACTCGGCAATATTGTTGGTTGCCTTTCCAATATACTCTTTATGGCTCAAAATGGCTACTTTATCTCTATCACAAATGTAAACACCAATTCCAGCAGGACCTGGGTTTCCCCTTGCTCCACCATCCACAAAAATATTTAATATTTTCATTTTTTGTAAAGTATTCGAAAGCAGTTATCACACCGTACCAACGCTTGAGCTTTATGAACCTCATTGATTAATTGAGGTCTTAGGTTTATGTGACAACCGCCACAGTTTTCACCCTCAATGCAAGCAACGGCAACACCGCCTTTGCCAGAACGAATATATTCATACATTGAAAGTGTATTAGGCTCTACTTTTTGAGCTAAAATGGCTCTTTGCTGACATTTTTGCAACACATCATTTTTAAAAACATCAAGCTTTTTTGTGATATCAGTTATCTCTTGCTCAATATGCTTTTCTTTTTCTTTATATTTTTTTTCGTTTTCTTTAAGTTCTGCGCTTTTTTTCTCTGAGTCTTCCATAATTTGAAGTATCT from Endomicrobiales bacterium includes the following:
- a CDS encoding penicillin-binding protein 2: MNKNNNNLNHKLPTFVMACCFLFFVLLAARLFQLQVWNHERLDNSVNEKTIKNKEQKPLRGRILDRNGNIFALTTKSYEMFIDPLDAGDLKKVISALRSVGVDLQLSFFIGKEKRRYIPIAKNLDKEFVLKVKSLNVKGIGFNENFNRSYPEGRTACHIIGTVRKDDLTGIEGVELNKDSDLRGNNLVNKYMVDARGRLLPEKIIDKDKLAGADVYLTIDKKLQYIAEQEIDKIFILTNAKKGLVIIQDPSNGEILAMACRPNFDPSATVEDISVLRNPVVCDTYEPGSTFKLVTAAAALKSKTVSRADKFDCENGVYELYGKKIRDHEKRGVLTFDEVIEYSSNIGAAKIGQKIGKNNLYNTIREFGFYCKTGINISGEAKGILAPPEKWTGLSLPNISFGQGISVTPIQILSAYSCIVNGGMLFAPQIIKQIKFADGTIVQDNENNFVRNVIPKEVSDDLKDILKKVVENGTGKAAKVLGYSVGGKTGTAQKYDQLTNKYSTSKYVASFCGVIPLSNPRFTILVILDEPKGDYWGSSIAAPVFCNVASRAVRHMRIDPDDVVDLASKKE
- a CDS encoding ribonuclease HI family protein yields the protein MKILNIFVDGGARGNPGPAGIGVYICDRDKVAILSHKEYIGKATNNIAEYTALIRGLELAKKYLPCAVVVFTDSELICKQMIGVYRVKDTTLLELFKTAKTYTVKFQKFDICHIPREKNKEADKLVNQALDGAGF
- a CDS encoding cell division protein FtsL, translated to MPRKLVFIVLVAILYSGLLVLEDSLEKSSAINLKKLQVEDERLDCENEKLQFENKKYSTLDMLKKVAKEKKLVPPEQNQVIFLE
- a CDS encoding sulfite exporter TauE/SafE family protein, whose amino-acid sequence is MGYVVLGLVAGCLSGFIGIGGGVLLIPVLVYFFKMSQHMAQGTTLAAMVAPIGILAAITYYNKEYVNIPVAVLICIGFVIGGLVGAKFAVLSDGAILKKVFGIVMLVVAFQMIFSK
- the mraZ gene encoding division/cell wall cluster transcriptional repressor MraZ, with the translated sequence MYIGKYQHLIDAKNRVFIPSAFRTGKKAKFVLTQGLDKCLFLYDLLSWKNVLEKIEKVSLQSKVEERAFKRALFSGAYEVVPDAQGRILIPASLVKYAGFSTETTIVGVGNRVEIWDKKLWEDYYLKASTSLSEMSDKLEI
- the rsmH gene encoding 16S rRNA (cytosine(1402)-N(4))-methyltransferase RsmH, whose protein sequence is MQVENYHIPVMLNEVEEYLLTNTSGLYADCTLGGAGHSFYLLNKYPKLKIIGIDCDEAALEQAKIKTAGFTGRIEFVRGNFGQLKGLINKIGVLKLDGVLLDLGVSSRQFDDKSRGFSFMQGPLDMRMDNRSKLTAKDIVNLYSCEQLAEVFYRFGEERESRKIARYIVQKRLQAPIETANELALIVQKAKKSFGNINPATKVFQALRIAVNSELDSLESVLKSLPDVLKAGAKAVIISYHSLEDRIVKNNFRQEKLNGVYEVLTKKIVVPKEAEVASNSRSRSAKLRAAKRLN
- a CDS encoding C4-type zinc ribbon domain-containing protein — encoded protein: MLSDDITLLIELQEKDNAIDVLNSQISGIPLEITQKKELMLQFKADFEATKLSFTQLQIKRKEKEIDVETKESLVKKHSGELNSIKSNDAYKALILEIEQAKKEKYALEDEILQIMEDSEKKSAELKENEKKYKEKEKHIEQEITDITKKLDVFKNDVLQKCQQRAILAQKVEPNTLSMYEYIRSGKGGVAVACIEGENCGGCHINLRPQLINEVHKAQALVRCDNCFRILYKK